From the genome of Eucalyptus grandis isolate ANBG69807.140 chromosome 2, ASM1654582v1, whole genome shotgun sequence, one region includes:
- the LOC104428598 gene encoding peroxisomal fatty acid beta-oxidation multifunctional protein MFP2 — translation MSREAKRTTVLEVGDDGVALITIVNPPVNALTADIFHSLSESYEQALGREDVKAIVVTGAKGIFCGGFDIGGFGGQKRQEEQTKPGYTSVDFFTDGLEGAKKPSVAAIDGVALGGGLELAMVCHARISTPTARLGLPELQLGVIPGLGGTQRLPRLVGLSKSLEMMLTSKAVEGTEACSLGLVDAVVSPNELLPTARKWALDISQCRRPWIASLYRTDRLGSLKDTRQILKFARSQVKKQALNVKHPLICIDVVEEGIISGPQAGLWKETQESQQLQKSYTTKCLVHVFFAQRGALKVPGITDRGLMPRPLNKIAVLGGGLMGSGIATALILSNYSVILKEVNEKYLHAGIGRVRANLESHVKKGKMTEEKLERTMSLLRGVLDYESFRTVDLVIEAVIEDVSLKQQIFAELEKYCSPYCILASNTSTIDLTIIGERTNSLDRIAGAHFFSPAHVMPLLEIVRTRHTSPQVVVDLLNIGKKIKKIPVVVGNCTGFAVNRMFFPYTQAALLLVERGTNPYRIDDAITKFGMPMGPFRLADLVGFGVAIATGMQFLEKFPERTYKSMLIPILQEDKRAGESTNEGFYQYDQRRKATADPDLEKYIEKARSISGVTVDSKLVNIAEDDIVEMIFFPVVNEACRILAEGIAVKAADLDIAAVMGMGFPPYRGGIVFWADSLGSKHICSRLDEWSKMYGDFFKPCPYLAERAAKGIPLSLSSDQANSRL, via the exons ATGAGTCGCGAAGCGAAGAGGACGACGGTTTTGGAAGTAGGCGACGATGGCGTCGCTCTCATCACCATCGTCAACCCTCCTGTCAATGCCCTCACCGCCGACA TATTCCACAGCTTAAGTGAGAGTTACGAGCAGGCTTTGGGGAGAGAAGATGTGAAAGCAATTGTAGTAACAG GTGCAAAAGGCATTTTCTGTGGGGGCTTTGACATTGGCGGTTTTGGTGGACAAAAACGCCAGGAAG AACAAACCAAGCCTGGTTATACATCAGTTGATTTCTTCACTGATGGACTTGAAG GGGCTAAGAAGCCTTCCGTTGCTGCTATTGACGGCGTCGCTTTGGGTGGAGGATTAGAACTTGCTATG GTATGCCATGCAAGAATATCGACTCCTACCGCGCGATTAGGCCTCCCTGAACTTCAGTTGGGCGTCATTCCTGGACTTGGAG GAACACAGCGGCTTCCACGCCTTGTTGGTCTCTCCAAGTCACTTGAGATGATGCTG ACCTCAAAGGCAGTGGAAGGGACAGAAGCATGCAGTTTGGGCCTTGTAGATGCTGTTGTATCACCAAATGAACTGCTACCAACTGCCCGTAAATGGGCTCTGGATATCTCACAGTGCAGGAGACCATGGATTGCTTCTCTTTACAGGACTGACAGGCTAGGATCCCTTAAGGACACAAGACAAATACTTAAGTTTGCAAGATCACAAGTCAAAAAACAGGCTCTTAATGTCAAGCATCCTCTGATCTGCATTGACGTTGTTGAAGAGGGTATAATCTCTGGTCCACAGGCTGGACTTTGGAAG GAGACTCAAGAGTCTCAACAGCTTCAAAAATCTTACACCACCAAGTGCTTGGTCCACGTCTTCTTTGCTCAACGTGGAGCTTTGAAG GTCCCTGGTATCACAGACAGAGGTTTGATGCCTAGGCCACTCAACAAGATTGCTGTTCTTGGTGGAGGACTAATGGGATCTGGAATAGCAACAGCATTGATACTTAGTAATTATTCTGTGATCCTCAAAGAAGTAAACGAGAAGTATTTACATGCTGGTATAGGACGAGTCAGAG CAAATCTGGAAAGCCATGTTAAGAAAGGTAAAATGACCGAGGAGAAGCTTGAAAGAACAATGTCCCTTCTGAGGGGTGTGCTTGACTATGAAAGCTTCAGAACTGTGGACCTGGTTATTGAG GCTGTTATCGAGGATGTTTCCTTGAAGCAACAAATTTTTGCTGAGCTCGAAAAATATTGCTCTCCATATTGTATACTCGCTAGCAACACCTCCACTATTGATTTGACCATCATCGGTGAGAGAACCAATTCTCTAGATCGGATTGCTGGGGCCCATTTTTTCAG TCCTGCACATGTCATGCCTCTTTTGGAAATTGTTCGTACTCGGCATACATCTCCCCAGGTTGTTGTTGACTTGCTTAATATTGggaaaaagattaagaaaatcCCAGTGGTGGTTGGGAATTGTACAGGCTTTGCTGTGAACAGGATGTTCTTCCCATACACACAAGCTGCTCTTTTGCTTGTTGAGCGTGGCACCAATCCCTATAGGATCGATGACGCGATTACCAAATTTGGGATGCCAATGGGTCCTTTCAG ATTAGCTGACCTTGTTGGTTTTGGGGTTGCAATTGCTACTGGCATGCAATTCCTGGAGAAATTCCCTGAAAGAACGTATAAATCAATGCTTATCCCCATCTTGCAGGAGGATAAGAGAGCTG GAGAATCTACCAACGAAGGTTTTTATCAGTATGACCAAAGGCGCAAAGCTACCGCTGATCCTGAtctagaaaaatatattgagaaggcCAGAAGTATTTCTGGTGTTACTGTGGACTCTAAG CTAGTCAACATAGCAGAAGACGACATCGTAGAGATGATATTCTTCCCTGTGGTAAATGAGGCCTGTCGAATCCTTGCCGAAGGAATCGCTGTCAAGGCGGCGGACCTTGACATAGCTGCTGTTATGGGCATGGGCTTTCCACCTTATCG GGGAGGCATTGTCTTTTGGGCCGATTCATTGGGTTCCAAGCACATTTGTTCAAGATTGGATGAATGGTCAAAGATGTATGGAGATTTCTTTAAGCCTTGCCCTTATTTGGCTGAAAGAGCGGCCAAAGGGATTCCTCTG